A region of the Geomonas subterranea genome:
CCACCGTGGCGCTGTCGGCAGCGAGCACAACACCGGCGACGGCGCCGGCATCCTGATCCAGCTCCCCGACGCCTTCTTCCGCAAGGTTTGCCCCGAGGCCGGCTTCGAGCTCCCCGCTCCCGGCGAGTACGGCGTGGCCATGCTCTTTACTTCCCCGGAAGCGACCGAGCGCAGCGCGGCGAAGCACGTCTTCCAGCGCATCATCGCAGAGGAAGGCGTGGAGGTGCTGGGGTGGCGCGAGGTGCCGACCGACAACTCCTCCCTTGGCGACACCGCGAAGGCAGGTGAGCCGCTGGTTCGCCAGATCTTCTTCAAGCGCGACGCGTCGTGCGCGGACGAGGATGCCTTCAACCGCAAGCTCTACCTGGTGAACCAAAGGGCGATCCACGAGATCCGCGACCAGGAGGTCGATCCCTACTGGTACGTCGCCAGCATCTCGACCCGCACCATCGTGTACAAGGGGATGCTGATGCCGGCCCAGCTGGACCAGTACTACCCGGAGCTGCGCGACGAGGCCGTCACCTCCGCCATTGCAGTGGTACATTCCCGCTTCTCCACCAACACCTTCCCCTCCTGGGACCGCGCGCACCCCTATCACTACCTGGCGCACAACGGCGAGATCAACACCCTGCGCGGCAACGTGAACTGGATGCACGCGCGCCAGTCCATGTTCAACAGCGAGCTGTTCGGCGACGACATCAAGAAGCTCCTGCCGGTGATCAACACCAACGGCTCCGACTCGGCGATGTTCGACAACTGCCTGGAGCTTCTCCTCATGACCGGCCGCTCGCTGCCGCACGCGGTGATGATGATGGTGCCGGAGCCGTGGGAAAACCACGAGACCATGTCGAAGGAAAAGCGCGCCTTCTACGAATACCACTCCTGCCTGATGGAGCCGTGGGACGGCCCTGCCGCCCTCACCTTCACCGACGGCCGCATCATCGGCGCGGTGCTGGACCGTAACGGCCTGCGCCCCTGCCGCTACTACCTGACCGACGACGACCTGGTCATCATGGCGTCCGAGGCCGGCGTTCTGCAGGTGCCGCCCGAGAAGGTCATCAAGAAGGGCCGCCTCCAGCCGGGCAAGATGTTCCTGGTCGACACCGAGCAGGGGCGCATCATCTCCGACGAGGAGATCAAGAACGAGCTGGCCACCGCCAAGCCGTACGCCGACTGGGTCAAGGTGAACCACCTCCCGCTGGCCGACCTCCCCAAGGCGAAGTCCCAGGCGGAAGAGGATTCGCCGCTGGTGCAGCGCCAGAAGGCCTTCGGCTACACCTTCGAGGACCAGGAGACCATCATCGGACCGATGGCGACCTCGGGCATCCAGCCGCTTGGCTCCATGGGCACCGACACCCCGCTCGCGGTCCTCTCCGAGAAGCCGCAGCTCCTGTACAGCTACTTCAAGCAGCTCTTCGCACAGGTGACCAACCCGCCGATCGACCCGATCCGCGAAGAGATCATCACCGCGACGGCGGTCAGGATCGGCTCCGAGTCCAACCTCTTGAAGCCCTCCTCCACCAGCGCACGCGTCATCCGCCTCGAGCACCCCATCCTCACCAACGAGGACCTCGGCAAGCTGCGCGAACTCGACCGCCCCGGCTTCAAGACCGCGACCCTGTCGCTGCTCTTCAAGGCGTCCGACGGCGCCGATGGGATGGAGAAGGCGCTGGAGAGCCTCTTCAGCAGCGCCATCCGTCACATCGAGATGGGGACCACCGTCCTCATTCTCTCCGACCGCGGCGTCAACGAGGAGTACGCGGCCCTGCCGGCGCTGCTCGCCGTGGCAGGCCTGCACCACCACCTGATCCGCACCGCGACCAGGACCCACGCCTCCCTGATTCTCGAGTCGGGCGAGCCGCGCGAGGTGCACCACTTCGCTGTGCTCCTGGGCTACGGCGTTACCGCCATCAACCCGTACCTCGCCTTCGAGTCCATCGAGGACATGATCAAAGAAGGGATGCTCCCCGGCCTCGACTACAAGAAGGGGGTCAAGAACTTCGTCAAGGCCTCCATCAAGGGTATCGTCAAGACCATGGCCAAGATGGGTATCTCCACCATCCAGAGCTACCGCGGCGCCCAGATCTGCGAGGCGGTCGGCCTGCACCAGTCCGTGATCGAGAAGTACTTCACCTGGACCCCGTCCCGTATCGGCGGCATCGACCTGAACGGCATCGCTTCGGAGCTTTTGCAGCGCCACAAGAAGGCGTACCCGCACCGCGTGCCGGCTGATCCGACCCTCGATCCGGGCGGCCAGTACCAGTGGCGCAAGGAGGGTGAGGAGCACCTGTTCAACCCGCTCACCATCCAGTCCCTGCAGAAGGCGACGAGGACCAACGACTACAAGGAGTTCAAGGTCTTCTCCAAGCTGATCGACGAGCAGAACGAGCGCCTCTACACCCTGCGCGGCCTTCTGGACTTCAACACCGACATCCGCATCCCGGTGCCGATCGAAGAGGTCGAGTCGGTCGAAGACATCATGAAGCGTTTCAAGACCGGCGCCATGTCCTACGGCTCCATCAGCCAGGAGGCACACGAGGCGCTGGCCATCGCCATGAACCGCATCGGCGGCCGCTCCAACACCGGCGAGGGTGGCGAGGACCCGGCGCGCTTCACCTGGACCAACGAGCTGGGCGACTCCAAGAACAGTGCCATCAAGCAGGTTGCCTCCGGGCGTTTCGGCGTCACCAGTAACTACCTGACCAACGCCAGCGAGCTGCAGATCAAGATGGCGCAGGGCGCGAAGCCTGGCGAAGGCGGCGAGCTGCCGGGGCACAAGGTGTACCCGTGGGTCGCCAAGACCCGCCACACCACCCCGGGCGTCGGCCTCGTGTCGCCGCCGCCGCACCACGACATCTACTCCATCGAGGACCTGGCGGAACTGATCCACGACCTGAAGAACGCCAACCGCCGCGCCCGGATCAGCGTCAAGCTGGTTTCCGAGGTCGGCGTCGGCACCATCGCGGCCGGCGTGGCCAAGGCCCATGCCGACGTGGTGCTCATCTCCGGCTACGACGGCGGCACCGGCGCCTCCCCGCTCTCCTCGATCAAGCACGCGGGTCTTCCCTGGGAACTCGGTCTCGCCGAGACCCACCAGACCCTGATGCTCAATAACCTGAGGAGCAGGATCATCGTCGAAGTGGACGGCCAGCTGAAAACCGGCCGCGACGTCGCCATCGCCGCCCTGCTGGGCGCCGAGGAGTTCGGCTTCGCCACCGCCCCGCTCGTGACCCTGGGCTGCGTCATGATGCGCGTCTGCCACAGCAACACCTGCCCGGCCGGCGTCGCGACGCAGGACCCGGAACTGAGGAAGAACTTCTCCGGCAAGCCGGAATACGTGGTCAACTACATGCGCTTCATCGCGCAGGAAGTCCGCGAGATCATGGCCGAGCTCGGTTTCCGCACCTTCAACGAGATGGTCGGTCGCGCCAACCGCCTGGAGCCCAAGCGCGCCGTCGCCCACTGGAAGGCGCAGGGGCTCGACTTCTCCAACGTCCTGTACCAGCCGCAGACCGGCATCAAGGGTAGCCGCTTCTGCACCGAGTCCCAGGACCACGGGCTGGAGAAGTCGCTCGACATGACGAGGCTCCTGGAGATCTGCAAGCCCGCCATCGAGAAGGGCGAGAAGGTGAGCGCGGAACTCCCCATCACCAACATCGACCGCGTGGTCGGCACCATCGTCGGCAACGAGGTCACCCGGGCCTACGGCTCCGATGGCCTTCCCGACGACACCATCAGGCTCAAGTTCCGCGGCTCCGCGGGGCAGAGCTTCGGCGCCTTCGTGCCGAAGGGGATGACGCTGGAATTGACCGGCGACGTCAACGACTACCTCGGCAAGGGCTTAAGCGGCGGCACCATCGTGGTCTACCCGCCGGACGGCTCCCCGTTCAAGGCGGAGGAGAACATCATAGCCGGCAACGTCGCCCTCTACGGCGCCACCAGCGGCACCGCCTACATCAGCGGCATGGCCGGGGAACGCTTCGGCGTGCGCAACTCCGGCGTCAACGCCGTCGTTGAAGGTGTCGGCGATCACGGCTGCGAGTACATGACCGGCGGCACCGTCGTGGTCCTCGGCGAGACCGGGAGGAACTTCGCCGCCGGCATGAGCGGCGGCGTCGCCTACGTCCTGGACAGCGCGGGGGACTTCAAGGACCGCTGCAACACCGAAATGGTGGCGCTGGAACTGCTGGACGAGAAGGACCTGGAGACCCTCCAGGAAATGATCGCGCAGCATGCCAAAAGGACCGGTAGCGCCCGCGCCACGCGCATCCTGCACGACTGGAAGACCCACGCCCACAAGTTCGTCAAGGTGATGCCGATGGACTACAAGCGGGTGCTCCAGGCTCTGGAGCGCGCCAAGGCCGCCGGCCTGACCGGCGACGACGCACTGGCCGCTGCCTTCGAAGAGAACGCGCGCCAGGCCGCACACTAAAGACAGGTTGACGACCTCAACCTCAACCTGATTTTAAGGATAGAGCTATGGGAAAACCTACCGGATTCATGGAATATAAACGCGAGCTCCCGGCCGACCGCGAGCCGCTTGAGAGGCTCAAGGACTGGAACGAGTTCCACCTGCACCTGCCGGAAGATCATCTGCGCACCCAGGGTGCCCGCTGCATGGACTGCGGCATCCCGTTCTGCCACACCGGCATGCTGGTGAGCGGGATGGCCTGCGGCTGCCCCATCAACAACCTGATCCCCGAGTGGAACGACCTGGTGTACCGCGGCCTGTGGAAGCAGGCCCTGGCCCGGCTGCTCAGGACCAATAACTTCCCCGAGTTCACCGGCCGGGTCTGTCCCGCGCCGTGCGAGGGATCCTGCACCCTGGGGTCGATCGATCCGGCGGTCACCATCAAGAACATCGAGGTGAGCATCATCGACCGCGCCTGGGCTGAGGGGTGGATCG
Encoded here:
- the gltB gene encoding glutamate synthase large subunit yields the protein MKTIGLPKKQGMYDPQFEHDACGVGFVTNIKGKKSHEIVQQAITVLENLDHRGAVGSEHNTGDGAGILIQLPDAFFRKVCPEAGFELPAPGEYGVAMLFTSPEATERSAAKHVFQRIIAEEGVEVLGWREVPTDNSSLGDTAKAGEPLVRQIFFKRDASCADEDAFNRKLYLVNQRAIHEIRDQEVDPYWYVASISTRTIVYKGMLMPAQLDQYYPELRDEAVTSAIAVVHSRFSTNTFPSWDRAHPYHYLAHNGEINTLRGNVNWMHARQSMFNSELFGDDIKKLLPVINTNGSDSAMFDNCLELLLMTGRSLPHAVMMMVPEPWENHETMSKEKRAFYEYHSCLMEPWDGPAALTFTDGRIIGAVLDRNGLRPCRYYLTDDDLVIMASEAGVLQVPPEKVIKKGRLQPGKMFLVDTEQGRIISDEEIKNELATAKPYADWVKVNHLPLADLPKAKSQAEEDSPLVQRQKAFGYTFEDQETIIGPMATSGIQPLGSMGTDTPLAVLSEKPQLLYSYFKQLFAQVTNPPIDPIREEIITATAVRIGSESNLLKPSSTSARVIRLEHPILTNEDLGKLRELDRPGFKTATLSLLFKASDGADGMEKALESLFSSAIRHIEMGTTVLILSDRGVNEEYAALPALLAVAGLHHHLIRTATRTHASLILESGEPREVHHFAVLLGYGVTAINPYLAFESIEDMIKEGMLPGLDYKKGVKNFVKASIKGIVKTMAKMGISTIQSYRGAQICEAVGLHQSVIEKYFTWTPSRIGGIDLNGIASELLQRHKKAYPHRVPADPTLDPGGQYQWRKEGEEHLFNPLTIQSLQKATRTNDYKEFKVFSKLIDEQNERLYTLRGLLDFNTDIRIPVPIEEVESVEDIMKRFKTGAMSYGSISQEAHEALAIAMNRIGGRSNTGEGGEDPARFTWTNELGDSKNSAIKQVASGRFGVTSNYLTNASELQIKMAQGAKPGEGGELPGHKVYPWVAKTRHTTPGVGLVSPPPHHDIYSIEDLAELIHDLKNANRRARISVKLVSEVGVGTIAAGVAKAHADVVLISGYDGGTGASPLSSIKHAGLPWELGLAETHQTLMLNNLRSRIIVEVDGQLKTGRDVAIAALLGAEEFGFATAPLVTLGCVMMRVCHSNTCPAGVATQDPELRKNFSGKPEYVVNYMRFIAQEVREIMAELGFRTFNEMVGRANRLEPKRAVAHWKAQGLDFSNVLYQPQTGIKGSRFCTESQDHGLEKSLDMTRLLEICKPAIEKGEKVSAELPITNIDRVVGTIVGNEVTRAYGSDGLPDDTIRLKFRGSAGQSFGAFVPKGMTLELTGDVNDYLGKGLSGGTIVVYPPDGSPFKAEENIIAGNVALYGATSGTAYISGMAGERFGVRNSGVNAVVEGVGDHGCEYMTGGTVVVLGETGRNFAAGMSGGVAYVLDSAGDFKDRCNTEMVALELLDEKDLETLQEMIAQHAKRTGSARATRILHDWKTHAHKFVKVMPMDYKRVLQALERAKAAGLTGDDALAAAFEENARQAAH